From Pseudoalteromonas sp. Scap06:
CGCCATGTTTTTTTGGTAAGTATTCCGAAATCAGACCAGGAAGTAGGTGGCTTATTTCCGCATAAACTCGACCAAAACTTCTTTCACCTTTACCTCTTTTTTCTGGCTGGGAGGCTCCGCTATTAATCATAGCTGTTCCATGCTCGACAGAAACAGAAGTGATTTTTTTACTTCGAAGGTCAGAACCTAAGTCCCCAAAAAAAGCTTTTGGCAAGCCCTGCATCGACCAGTCACTTGGCTCGATTTCCAAACCAAATTCTCGACATAATTCAACTTTATCCCTGACCGCAACAGTCATAGCGTTCATTGCATTGAAATACGATGGGGGCGTTAGTGTCAGCAAGAAGCCTACACAGCTAGAAGTATCGCTATCAATAACTTCATAGAGAGTTGGCCTACCCAGAGGGAATCGCTCTTCATCGGCCAATCCTGCATCGAAAGGCGTCGCATCTATTTCATAAGAGTATCCAGGGCCAACTAAATTGGCACTGACTGCTGAAGTAAGCTTTCTAACGTTAGCATTGAAATGTTTTTCACCAAATTTAGCTTTTGCTCGGGCTTCAGAGCTGAATTTGTGATAATAGAAAGCTTTAAATAAATCAAAGCTAGGTTTTTCATTTTCCAATTTACGAACATCCCCATTGCACCAGCGCGCTAGAAAGTCATAATAAGCATCTTGTATTCTGTTTGTATTCTTGGGTTTACCCTTTTTATCAACAGTGTATTTACCGCTGAAAATTGTGTACTTGATAGCAGTTTCCATCACTGATTCCATTTCAGGAGTAGACTGAGTTGAATCATAACTTCCGTGTTCTTTAGGTCGACCTAAGCGTTTTTCCCGTCTTGTTTTTTTCTTACCTTTACCACCACAGTTAGCATAATCAGGCAGAAGTGCATTGGGGGTTTGTCCACGCTGCCAATATCGTCTGAGATAACGATAAATCGTACTTTTTGCACCGACACCCATTGCAACAAGTACTTTAATTAATTCAGCCCGCTGTTTTTTAATCCAATATTTAGAGCCACCAATGACACCTTGGATTCGAGCAAGGTTACTATCACGTATTGCATGATAATCATGACCTACTTCATAGCTACGATTTACACTTTCTCGCCATGGATCCTCAACATTGATAATCTGGTGTTGATCATCAATATTTTCGACTTGTTGTACAGTTAGCTGAAAAGGGAGAGCGTCATCTTTTTCAATATTAATGAAAATGGCAAAGTCACCAAAATCATCCAATAAACGGTACTTATGGCCGTCCCAGCTGTAAACATGATTGCGCGTCATAAAATCAAGCATGAAGCACCTCATTTACAACTTGAATGTCAGCTCCCCTTAGGTCAAAGAAGTCTCTGTCAAATTTCAAAAAGAAAGCACCAAGCTGCACGAGTTGCTTAAACCTGTAAAGGTAGGTGCCATCCTGAACCCCTATTTCTTCATCAAGAGCAACAAGTAAATTATGAATTCGTTCGTCTGGGTTGCTGAGAAAAACGTTCTCAATTGTGGCAACATGAGAGTAAAGCTCATCAACATCACAATCATCTAGGTTCGCGCCAATTATCCACTCCAGAGTACGGTGGGTTTTCCTACAAATTTGTTCTTCCGTAACCACATACAACGGAATGCCAAGTCGAGCCAACGAAGCTCGTTCTAATTGAAGCTTTTCAATCGTCCGCCATCCTTTTAAATCTTGTACGTATTTTACATAAACACCAAACTTTTCATGTTCAGGACCGTCAAGCGTAACAACAAAATCGGTTGTTAGAGGCTTTTTCTCTGGCTCGTACTGTGGCGAGTGGTTAATCCCTAAATCATGGGCTAGCTTCAACGTGGTTTTTAGGTCATGTGGGTACTGAGATTGAATGTCGACCACTTGAGGATCCATATCCAAAATGATGAACACCATATATTCAAGTAAAGACAGTGTATGTTCAATGCGCCCAGTTGTGCGACTTTTAACTCGTCGCATTTGACCCTTTGAAGAAACCGTGTGCACAGTAGCACCAGGCTGATAATCTTTGTCTGGAACATAAGCTTCTTCGACAATTTCATTTAACTTAAGACTCATTTGAGCCTCGCCACTCACATCAGTGGTACTTAACATCGTTAATATCCTTATCAACATAAGACTCTTTGAGGCATCATCCTGATGCCCTTAATTACAAATTAATTTTAACACATTTTGAAAGATACGATCGTAACCCAATGTTTTTGTTAGCTTTAAAACAATATAACCAAGCTAAAGATAAATATATATAAAGCGTTTCCCTTAAAAAATAAGTACTTAATTAAATTTAAGAAAAAATAATTTTTTTGTAAAAAATTTATTTTTAAGTGCTAAAATTTTGAAAAATCTTTCTCGCCTCTTCTTTTGGTGAGCTATTCAAAATCACTCTTAAAACATGCTTAAGACTCAGATGAAACAACATAAACAAGTAGAGCAATATCTAGAAGTTTTAGAGCTACAACTAAAAAACAATATTGCAGAAATGCAACTGGCATTAAAAACGATTACTGAAATATCAAATAACCTTTTAAACCAACAAAATGACAAAAGTATAAAGTCCTCCCAGATTTTAGACGCACCACCTACCTGTAAATTATCAGAAAAACCGCCGGAATCACTTTTACGAATTCAGGAGGTTTGTTTAATACTCGGGATAAGTAGATCGACACTATATCGAATGGTTAATGATGGCCAGTTCCCTAAAGCACTAGATTTAGGGCCTCGCTACAAAGCTTGGCAAAAGAGTACTGTTACAGAGTGGATTCGTGCATCTGATAATTGAATTTACAACACAAAATAGCCTTTTTAATCGAACGAAGCTTTATGCTGTAAAGTAACAGGTAGAATCATACCTACCCATTACTATTGAAAACGAAGTTTATTTTTTAAAATGGCTTTTTACTTTATCTCTAAATGCTTTGCCAAATTTAGAATGATCATTGAGCTCATGGCGAACTCTGCCGGCAACAATACAAGGGGAGATGCTAAGGCTACTCGCAAATTTACGGACTGAACTAGTATCTTGCATTTCTAAATGGTTCAAATCACCTGATGGAATTAAGCTTTCTTGAGCCAATGCATCTGCTTCTTGTTCAACTTTATCGCCACCTTCTGCATCTAAATTATCCAAGTACCAAGTCTCGGTTCCATCTAAATGCAACGCGATATGCGCTAATTCATGCATTAAAGAAAACCAAAAGTTATCTAACTTATCGTGGCGTAATGTAAGTGCAACAACAGGGTTCCCGCTTGCACAAATACATACAGCACCGTCCAAATACGTTTTTGGTAAATGACCCTCAATAACTAAATGAATACCATGGCGGTTTAAAAACTCTTTAGCTAATTTAGGCCCCTGATCAGACCATGACAATTGCGCTAATTTTTTCATCCAATTAGCATCAACAGTTCCTTTTACATATTTGACTGGGAGCTGCTCTAATTGCGCTTTTTGTAAAACCCTAACTTGCCAAGCCCATAAAGCATAGCTATCAATCTCTTTGTCATTTGAGCGTAAATGAGCTGTGGTTCTTAATAATGCTGGTTTTAAAGAAAATCCATTGGGTACAGACGTTAAAAACTGATTAAGCTTCTCAATTGAATACTCTTTCAATTCATTTATTGAGCCTTTAAACCCTTCAAAATATCCACGAGATCGCATTTCAGTTATAGGAAAGGCATCCCAATTAATATCTTTTGAGATAGCGCTTTTAGCGCAAGGTTCTTTAATCAACACATCAGCAGATATTCCTAAGCCCGCGCTTAGCTTACGAATCATATTCAAGCTTAAACTTCGCGTGCCATTTAGTACCTCAGTTACTTTTGAAGCAGATCCAAAATAAGGCACTAAATCTTTTTTAATCAAGCCCTGTTGCTCCATACGAAATTTTATTGCTTCAATTGGATCAGGGAAGTCAATAGGAAATGCTTCTTCCTCGTACTTTTCAATTAAAAATGCCAGTAAATCCAGCTCATCACTTTCTGCTGAATCTGGAGCGGGGTCAAAATCCATTAATGTCATGACACGCGCTAAAGCTTGCTCATGATCTTGAGACGATTTAATTAACTTAATGTGGCCCATAATACCTCCTTAAAAGCGTTGCTTGTCATACTCCGAATGGGTTCCAACCCATTCAATCACAGCAATACCATTTTGATATCTCACTTTCACAACTAACCTATAATGGTTACCTTTTACATTAAAGATCACCCTATTATCAGCTAAAAAATCTGCGCTTCGATATCGGTTCTTTATATCTTGGGGTGTTTTCCAGTCAGCTTCATTAGCCTCTGAAAACCAAGCTTCAAGTGCTTTTTTTGCATTAGCATGCTTTTGACTAAACTCTGTAAGTTTGTCTCTTCCTAAGACCTTCATTTCGCCTCAAAGTTCCCACGAAGGGAATTATAGTTGTTATTACCAAAAAGGGAAGTTAATTGTCATAATGGATTCTAATCTGCTGACGCTACGGTCCAAATCCGTTTAAGTGGTAGCTCAGCTTTAATGTCCTCTTCTAGCTTGTCGTAGAACATAAATAATTGTTCTAATAAATCATGCTGAGTCCATAATCGAACTCGAAAAAAGCTTGATGCTAACTCTTTTTGAACGTTACCTTTAAACCCGCCCCAAGCCACAAATAACCCTTGGGTAGCATTAAACTTTGTCATCGCCCCCATTAGTTTATCAACGGTTGGGCGATCAACTAAACCGTCTCCAGATTTAACTTCAACACAAATTCGCTGAACTCCAAACCCCATAGGCCCGTCACCAGCTAAAATATCAGCACCACCATCCGCACCTTCAGGGCTCTGCCAACAGGTGTAGCCTTGAGCTGTTAAAATAGCAGAAACCAAACGTGTTAAGTTATGACCTCTAAATTTAGCCTCAATCAATTTAATAATTTGGCTATGACCCAGCTCCTCTAAATCTATTTCAACCTCTTCATCATTAGCATCTTGGTTAGACGAATAATTAACAGTTTGATTTATAATTTGCCTTTGAGTTTCAGCCTTCCAACCATTCGCTTCCATAGCGTTAATGCGTTCTTCAGCATTATTACGCTGAATCCGACATATAGTCATAAACGCACCAAAACTGTAAAGTAAATCTTGAGAAAAGTGTCCTCTGGGGATTGGATCCGGTAACCACTCAACGCTACGCCAGTGAAAGAAAGGGTCGGCACCATTTTTATCAAAATTATAGTTTGATGTTATTTTTCCAATATAAATAACAGGCTGAATTTTTGAGGGCAAAATAACCCTGTCACCCATATTTATCGCATGGGCAAATGGCCAAACTTGGCTAGCATGATTCATTAACTTTTTAGGCTTAGCATCAGGAGCATTAATAGACAGCGCATCGATTAGCTCTTGGCGTTCTCTCATTTTAGTAAGATCGCTGTTTAATCCATCCCACGTCACATAAACTCGGTTTTCATTAATAAACTTTTGTTCAAACTGTCCTTGAGAGCCAGCTCTTATTAACCAAATTGACATAATTTTCCTTAAGGCATTAAATCTAATTGAGGCAGTATACAGGCCAAATACGGTCTCTTTGTATGGGGTAAAACAGTGTGTACTATAGCTGCGCTAAAACCTGACTTTCGATTACAGCCTTCAATTATCAACTGCTTTGCGTCTTCTATCCCTTTCAAGTCCTCATCGTCTAAATCATCTAAGCTTAATCGACTAGTATGTCTCAAAAAGTTTAAAGCCGTCCTAGCATTTTTAATTGCCTTCCTTCGAGCTGAAACAATAGATTTTTCATCGAGGTTCAATATTTGTTTTGAAAGTTTCACACGCTGATAAGCTGTAGAGTCCTGCTGCTCGGAATAAATTGATGCCGTTTTACCTGTTTCAACTTCAAATGTAATAAGTTGAACATCATCCAGCGAACACGGATCTAAAATAGTTCGATAATTATAATCACAAGCAGTATCACCCCATGCTCTTTGTGATTCATCAATTAAAGGAAAGTAGTCAACTTTTCCTCCATCTTCGCGGCTTCTATTAGCATAGATACAAGAATAACGATAATTATCAATATCAAATGCCTTCCACCAATACCCTGGGTGTTGACCTGTAGCCGAGCATAGAATAGTCCCATCCTCGAGCTTAACTCTTCCCTTTGGCCAATAATGATCCACATCAAAATCGGTTCCTATTTGCGGAGTTTCGGTGTACCAACATTTAGCACCAAACTCTTGTACAAATGTTCTTTTTAAAGATGACCATTTATTGCCGATCTCCTCAATTGTTACTTTAGGATCCGCTGAAGCTGCTATTTTTCGTGACCATTGAATAGCTTTTTTATCCCAAGTTTTTGTTTTACAATTGGAAAAATGGCGTTTATCAATGTGTCTCATTGTCTGACACCTTTAAATCTTTTAATAAACTTTTGATAAGTTTTTTTCTAGCCTCAACACTGGCGACTTCTTCTCCAAATTTTAAGTACTTACTTCTAGCGATTAAAAATTGCCGATAGTCTTCATCAGGATGAATGTAACCATAACCGAGTTCTTCTAACTCTTGGTTTAATTCTTCTAACCTATCAGAGTCCTTATCCTCAACTAATAACTCACGGCGCTCACGAATCAATTGCTGAGTACCGTGGTCTAAGGTCGTTAAAAGGCCAAACATATCACTCGTTAATATCCCATTCACGGTCATTC
This genomic window contains:
- a CDS encoding AlpA family transcriptional regulator; amino-acid sequence: MKQHKQVEQYLEVLELQLKNNIAEMQLALKTITEISNNLLNQQNDKSIKSSQILDAPPTCKLSEKPPESLLRIQEVCLILGISRSTLYRMVNDGQFPKALDLGPRYKAWQKSTVTEWIRASDN
- a CDS encoding restriction endonuclease, producing MSIWLIRAGSQGQFEQKFINENRVYVTWDGLNSDLTKMRERQELIDALSINAPDAKPKKLMNHASQVWPFAHAINMGDRVILPSKIQPVIYIGKITSNYNFDKNGADPFFHWRSVEWLPDPIPRGHFSQDLLYSFGAFMTICRIQRNNAEERINAMEANGWKAETQRQIINQTVNYSSNQDANDEEVEIDLEELGHSQIIKLIEAKFRGHNLTRLVSAILTAQGYTCWQSPEGADGGADILAGDGPMGFGVQRICVEVKSGDGLVDRPTVDKLMGAMTKFNATQGLFVAWGGFKGNVQKELASSFFRVRLWTQHDLLEQLFMFYDKLEEDIKAELPLKRIWTVASAD
- a CDS encoding type II toxin-antitoxin system HigB family toxin gives rise to the protein MKVLGRDKLTEFSQKHANAKKALEAWFSEANEADWKTPQDIKNRYRSADFLADNRVIFNVKGNHYRLVVKVRYQNGIAVIEWVGTHSEYDKQRF
- a CDS encoding TnsA endonuclease N-terminal domain-containing protein, producing the protein MLSTTDVSGEAQMSLKLNEIVEEAYVPDKDYQPGATVHTVSSKGQMRRVKSRTTGRIEHTLSLLEYMVFIILDMDPQVVDIQSQYPHDLKTTLKLAHDLGINHSPQYEPEKKPLTTDFVVTLDGPEHEKFGVYVKYVQDLKGWRTIEKLQLERASLARLGIPLYVVTEEQICRKTHRTLEWIIGANLDDCDVDELYSHVATIENVFLSNPDERIHNLLVALDEEIGVQDGTYLYRFKQLVQLGAFFLKFDRDFFDLRGADIQVVNEVLHA
- a CDS encoding ImmA/IrrE family metallo-endopeptidase gives rise to the protein MGHIKLIKSSQDHEQALARVMTLMDFDPAPDSAESDELDLLAFLIEKYEEEAFPIDFPDPIEAIKFRMEQQGLIKKDLVPYFGSASKVTEVLNGTRSLSLNMIRKLSAGLGISADVLIKEPCAKSAISKDINWDAFPITEMRSRGYFEGFKGSINELKEYSIEKLNQFLTSVPNGFSLKPALLRTTAHLRSNDKEIDSYALWAWQVRVLQKAQLEQLPVKYVKGTVDANWMKKLAQLSWSDQGPKLAKEFLNRHGIHLVIEGHLPKTYLDGAVCICASGNPVVALTLRHDKLDNFWFSLMHELAHIALHLDGTETWYLDNLDAEGGDKVEQEADALAQESLIPSGDLNHLEMQDTSSVRKFASSLSISPCIVAGRVRHELNDHSKFGKAFRDKVKSHFKK